The sequence below is a genomic window from Physeter macrocephalus isolate SW-GA chromosome 19, ASM283717v5, whole genome shotgun sequence.
TTTGCCCACTGCATTCCTGGACCCATGTGGCAAACTCAAACCCTGCTGAGTCACTGGTTCCCACCTGCATGGTGGGGCATCCAGAGCAGCCGAGTGCAGGGTGTTTGCGGGCTGCGTAGGGTCGTTGTCCTTCTGCCATGGGTGGTCAGCCAGCCCAGGCGTCTGGGTCCTCGGTGGGCTCTCCCCTCCTGTTGCCACCCCCCTCGGCCTGAGATTGCCAGGCAGCCACCAGAGCTGCTTCTGAGGGCCAGGCGGCCTGCCCGGGAAGCATGGCCACCGTGGGCCTGCTCGGGCCTGGTGGGCGAGGTAGGAAAGATGCGCTGGTGCCACTGCACCGTCTCATTGGGTGGCTGGATTGTTTGTGCTCTGGGGGTCTCAGGGCCCAGGTGCAAGGTAGACCCAGGTGCAAGGTAGACCCAGTACCATGTATTGTAGGTAACTAATAGGAAGAACGGCCACTGCCTGCCTCCTGAAGTCTGTCATATGTCAATGAGAAGTGTCctaactcttttcttctttttttttctttttctctttttggctgtgttgggtcttcgttgctgcgtgcgggctttctccctCTGCCCttctatatcattttaaaaatcaacttttcaatttcaaccaaaaaaacccttctgagattttgattggaatttcattgaatctataaatcaatttgcAGAGAACTGATGACTTAACAATACTGAGTATCTGACCCATGAaaatggcatatctctccatttatttaagtcttctctcagcaatgttttatagtttttaaaaaaataaatttatttatttaatttatttatttttggctgtgttgggtcttcgttgctgcgtgcgggctttctctagatgcagcgagcaggggctgctcattgttgcgatgcgcaggcttctcattgcagtggcttctattgttgcggagcacgggctctagaccgcaggctcagtagttttggtgcatgggcttagttgctccgcggcatgtgggatcttcccggaccagggctcgaacccgcatccctcgcactggcaggcggtttcttcttaaccactgcgccaccagggacgtcccaagAAGTGTCCTAACTCTTGAGTGGCACAGATTCCGGGCGCAGGCTCAGggtcccccccacacaccccccagCACTGATGGCTCTTCCTGTGGGTTCTCACAGGTGGCGCCAGCGAGGATGGCTTCTCAGCCATTAAGCTCACCGCACTGGGGAGACCCCAGTTTCTGGTAAGCGTCAAAACCTTCCACCCACAGGGAGTTTGTAAGAACTTGGGGCTGCCGTGAGCGTTAAGTGAAAGCTCGTGTGCTGGTGCCTTGGCCCTGGGAGCCAGGCACACGGGCGGGATGGGGTGGCTCGGGCTACACGGGGGTCCTGGGAGGGGGCCGGGTGTGCGCCTGGGATGGCAGCTCAGGCCCGCGTCTGCAGCTGCAGTTCTCAGATGTGCTGACCAAGTGGAGACAGTTCTTCCACCAAATGGCCGCAGAGCAGGGCAAGGCCGGGCTGGCTGCCATGGACACGAAGCTGGAGGTGGCTGCACTGCAGGTGGGGCCGCCCCTCCGCGGTGGGTGTGAGAAGGGGGTGGGCCGGGGAGGAGCCCTGCCCAGGAGGAATTGGCCAGGCGGTGTCCGAGGTGGGTTCCCAGGGCCTgctgcccagcccccagctgctgGGTCGGTGGGGAGGGAATCTGAGCAGAGATGGAGGATGTGCTGGGTGGGAGGGTTGGAGGGGGGCTGGCCCTGCCAGTAGCCGAGCTCTGTGGACCCGCAGGGATGGGCAGGTGTGGGGCGGTGGGCAGCGGGGAGAGACCATCTCTGGAGCAGAAACCCAAGGCAGAAGTGTAGCCAGTCTCAGTACTGGCATAATAAAGTCAGCCTAGCATCACAGACCAGCGGGCAGGGGCAGGAGAAGTTCTTGAGCAGGGCTGGGAGATGGCAGTGGGACCAACGCTCTCTCGCTTCTGAAGGAAAGCGTGGTGAAGATGGGCATCGCGTCCCGGATGGAGATTGAGAACTGGTTCACTGTGGAGACCCTTGGCGTGTCCGGGTAAGAGTAGCCCCCAGGCTGAGATTTCGGGAGCGGCCGCCCTGGGTCAGCCAAGGTTCTGGCTGAGCCCCAACGGCTTCTCCCAATCCTGGTTGCCCTCTTCCAGGGCATGGGGACCCCTCGAACTCTAGGGCTTCTTACAGAATTATTTGGACTGTGGAGTGAGGGTACCAGACCCAGCCGTCCCAGGACTCATCTGGCAGGCAGGTGAAGGGTGAGGGCAGCTGAGATTCCGGAGGGTCCCAAGCCTCATTGTGAGGAGCTGGGGGCTGGCGGCAGTGTGGCGTCCCCTCCTGCCTGGTCTCCCGTGTCCAGCTCTTCCCTGAGCCTGATGTGGCCTGGGTGGTCTCGGCCCTGATGTAAGAATATTCatgttttggtttctgttttttaaacagaGGACCGTGTTTACATTTTACCAGTCTTTCAAAACTGAGCACTGAGGCGGGTTCTGTGGGGTTGGGTCTGGGGGTGCTCTTGCAGGGAGGGGGCTGGTTTGGGGCCGTGGTGAGGCCGCGTGTCCACATGCCGACACGCCTTCTCCCACAGCACCCTGGACCTGCTGGACTGGGGCAGCCTCATTGACAGCAGGACTGAGCTCTCCAAGCACCTGGTGGTCCCCAACATGCAGGTGACGCTGTGCGCGTCCGTGCCCCCCACCTCACGGTTCTCGCAGGGTTATCACGGAGGGTCCCCGCTCACACCACCAGGGCTTCCTCAGAGTGGCGCTGGGTCCCCACAAGCCAGGCGGAAGCTGTCAGCTATTCTAGTCGAGCCTCAGGAGACCCACGCCGTCCCTTCTGCCCAGTGCTGTTTGTTAAAAGGGAGTTGCTAGACTGGCCTGGGTTCGAGGGAGAAGAATGAGACTCCACCTGCCCCTGGGAGGGTGACCAGGTATTTGTGGCCATGCTTGAGCGCGCCCCTGAGCTGGGATGGGAGGAAGCAGCAGAGGTGCCGTGGGAAACACCCCACAGACGCTGCCTTTCACAAGCTCCAGCCTGGCGACAGGAGGGGTGTGCTCGAGGCCTCACCGGGAGTGCCCTGGGCAGTGTTAGTGGGCAAGCAGGGCAAGCAGAGGGCCCCCCGTGCTTCACGGGCCTGCAGGGTGGGTGCCTACTGCTGACCTGCCCGGTGCCCTGAGTGCCACCATCTGGGGCCGATGCCTCCGTCCCCTTATTGCATGTCAGTCTGTGCTGTGTGGCCAGCCAAGTCTGCCTGTAAGCACAGTTCTTcctccatgtcctctgcctgctaGGAGCTGAGTCTTTCCAGGTGATTGGATGGGTCAAGGGTCACTTCCTGCACTTTGCGCAGGAACAGAAGGGGGACCCATCGTGAGGATCCTGTGGAGGCCGTGGGAGCCGACTCCTGGGGTGCGGGCCTGACCTGGGGCAGCCAGCCCCGTGAGGAAGGGTGTGCTGGCGGGTAGCGCGGTTATGGGACTCTGTGTGGCCGGCGGGACCCTGGACAGGACACTGACCTTAATGCACAAACAGGGTGGCATGTGGAGAACGGGGCGCGGTGATGAGGCCCACTGGTCCTGGGCACCAGGCACTGGGTATCGGTAGGCCCTGCACCAGGGACGAGAGGCTGCCCACGGGATGGGGGGAGCCCTGGCCTCGAGATCCCAGGTCTGGAGCCCGGCCGTGGCCTGACTGCACTGCCCCCTCAGACAGGACAGCTGGAGCCCCTGCTGTCACGGTTCACTGAGGAGGAGGAACGGCAGATGACGAGGATGCTGCAGAGGATGGACGTCCTGGCCAAGGTCGAGGACCCTGGGAtgtgccggggtgggggggcacccGTGTCACCCGGGCCCCAGACAGACCCTCTCTCCCCGCTGTGGCCCTCAGAAAGCCAGCGAGGTGGGCGTGCGGCTGATGGTGGACGCCGAGCAGACCTACTTCCAGCCGGCCATCAGCCGCCTGACGCTGGAGATGCAGCGCAGGTTCAACGTGGAGAGGCCACTCATCTTCAACACGTACCAGTGCTACCTCAAGGTGCGCCCAGCGTCTGCCGCGGGGAGACAGGCCCCCATGACCAGCTGCCGGCAGACCCGTCCTCTGGGCCTCAGGCCCCAGACAGGGTGCTGAAGGGGCAGGAGGACGATGAAGGAGCTTTTGGAGTCCACGTAACGTGCCTTAATTGCCAGATTTCGAGTGACTGTTTCCTCCCGCCCTTTTTAGCTTGGTTCCCTCTAAGGGTCTGATGAAGgctctgggcccctccccaggctcaTGCGTGTGCCTCAGGGACCCTTGAGCACAAACTGGCGGCCGCTCGGGGACCAGCCAGGTGTTTGGAGGActcagggtggggtgggtgtAGGGGCTGCAGGGACAAGGGGAAGTGGGTGCGTGGGGTCCAGGCAGGCGCTGACAGCCCCTAAGTCACCACAGTTGCTGGCCCCGGTGCCCCTGCTCACTATACACTGGGGGGCGCCCGGGCCCCAGGGAGGCCCTATGGGACGCAGGCTGGAAGGGGGCTCATCCTGGTCATCCTCAACTTTCGGCTTCGGCCCACAGGACACCTATGACAATGTCACTCTGGATGTGGAGCTGGCTCGCCGAGAGGGCTGGTGTTTCGGGGCCAAGCTGGTGCGTGGCGCATACATGGCCCAGGAACGTGCCCGCGCCCTGGAGATTGGGTATGAGGACCCTATCAACCCCACGTACGAGGCCACCAACACCATGTACCACAGGTGCGCTGCCCTCTTTGGCTCCCGGAGCCTCAGAGCTTCCTGGGGGCGGGGTAGAGGGGAGAAACCGGGAAGGGGCTGGAGCTGACCCGACGTGACCCTGTCCAACGTGGGAGCAACCCGGGGGTCAGAACCAATGCCTCCTCTgcctttgttttactttttctaaaaccattaaggtgttttgtttttttttaatataaaagtctACTGAACTGCCTGAGTTGATAAAGATGAGAGCTGTACCCCGGCAGCCCTCCCCAAATGGCACGAGgcctgtttgctttttaattccaCGCCAGGATCGTCCACTGTTTTGCACCTgcttctgcctctgcccctgcagAGGCTGTGCAGGCCTGACTCATGCGTCACCCTCCCCAGGTGCCTCAACTACGTCCTGGAGGAGCTGAAGCACAACGCCAGGGCCgcagtgatggtggcctcgcacAATGAGGACACCGTACGCTTCACGCTGTGCAGGTtggccccgcccccttcccgcTGGGCACTCCTGGGTGGGCAGGAAGTGTGGGCAGGCAGTGGGTTTTGGGGGGACATCTGTGGGACGAGCTGGAGTGGCGGCTTTAGGGCCCCCAGACCCCCCGAGGCTGGCTGGGCGTTGTGCTGCAGTAGCCAAAAGGCTGTTTGCAGTTACTTGGGTTTTTAACATTAATACCAGACTTACTAaagtttcaaattaaaaaataaatttcattaggtGAAATTTAAATGTGAAACGTTGGAGCCCTCAGATGTGTCCCCTCATTTATA
It includes:
- the PRODH gene encoding proline dehydrogenase 1, mitochondrial isoform X3, with product MRSGAWTVTLLRLARRLLGQRLFDRLMKMTFYGQFVAGEDQESIRPLIQHNRAFGVGSILDYGVEEDLTPEEAERKEMESCTSASERDGHGTSKREKQFQAHRAFGDRRDGVVSARTYFYASEAKCDSHMETFLRCIEASGGASEDGFSAIKLTALGRPQFLLQFSDVLTKWRQFFHQMAAEQGKAGLAAMDTKLEVAALQESVVKMGIASRMEIENWFTVETLGVSGTLDLLDWGSLIDSRTELSKHLVVPNMQTGQLEPLLSRFTEEEERQMTRMLQRMDVLAKKASEVGVRLMVDAEQTYFQPAISRLTLEMQRRFNVERPLIFNTYQCYLKDTYDNVTLDVELARREGWCFGAKLVRGAYMAQERARALEIGYEDPINPTYEATNTMYHRCLNYVLEELKHNARAAVMVASHNEDTVRFTLCRMEELGLHPADRQVYFGQLLGMCDQISFPLGELGFRWGAAGQGRRRWDSPPPPLCAGQAGFPVYKYVPYGPVMEVLPYLSRRALENSGVMKGAQREWQLLWQELKRRLLTGSLLHRPA